Within the Nitratireductor basaltis genome, the region GAAGGTGAGCAGGGCCGAAAGGTCATCAACCAGTATACCCGCTATGGCACGGTAATTCTCGCCACGGTCCAGGCCTACGGTATTGCCGTGGGGCTTGAGAGTGGTGCGGACATTGTCACCGATCCGGGCTGGTTCTTCCGTATCTCTGCCGTCATCACGCTTGTTGGCGGCACCATGTTCCTGATGTGGCTGGGCGAGCAGATCACTGCACGCGGCATTGGTAACGGTATCTCGCTGATCATCTTCTCCGGTATTGTGGCGGGCCTTCCGTCTGCGATTGGCGGTACTCTCGAACTTGGCCGTACCGGGGCAATGTCCACCGGGCTCATCTTGGCGATCATTGTTCTGGCCATTGCCGTGATCGCACTGATCGTCTTTTTCGAGCGTGCACAGCGCCGGCTTCTGATCCAGTATCCGAAGCGTCAGGTTGGCAACCGCATGTTCCAGGGCGACACATCGCATCTGCCGCTAAAGCTCAATACAGCCGGTGTCATTCCGCCGATCTTCGCATCGTCGCTTCTGCTTCTGCCGGCGACGGTTGCGGGCTTCGCCGACACAACCACGCTGCCTGCATGGGCAAGCACGGTTCTTGCCACGCTCGGTCATGGTCAGCCTGCCTATATGGTTCTCTACGCCGCGCTGATCGCATTCTTTGCCTTCTTCTACACGGCGATCGTGTTCAATCCGAAGGACACGGCTGACCAGCTCAAGAAGCATTCGGGCTTCATTCCCGGCTATCGCCCGGGTGAGCGTACGGCGGACTATATCGACTATGTGCTGACTCGCATTACGGTAGTTGGTGCTATTTACCTGGTGCTGGTCTGCCTGTTGCCAGAGTTCCTGATCGCGTCCACCGGCGTACCATTCTACCTCGGCGGTACATCGCTGCTGATCGTCGTCAGCGTCACGCTGGATACCGTGGCGCAGGTACAAGGCCACCTGATTGCCCATCAGTACGAGGGGCTGATCAAGAAATCGAAACTCCGCGGGGGGAAAAGAGGACGATGAGGCTTATACT harbors:
- the secY gene encoding preprotein translocase subunit SecY; its protein translation is MASAAEQLASNLNFAAFAKAEDLKKRIWFTLGALLVYRLGTYIPMPGINPDAFAQAFQQQSGGVLGMFNMFAGGAVERMAIFALGIMPYISASIIMQLMTSVVPSLEQLKKEGEQGRKVINQYTRYGTVILATVQAYGIAVGLESGADIVTDPGWFFRISAVITLVGGTMFLMWLGEQITARGIGNGISLIIFSGIVAGLPSAIGGTLELGRTGAMSTGLILAIIVLAIAVIALIVFFERAQRRLLIQYPKRQVGNRMFQGDTSHLPLKLNTAGVIPPIFASSLLLLPATVAGFADTTTLPAWASTVLATLGHGQPAYMVLYAALIAFFAFFYTAIVFNPKDTADQLKKHSGFIPGYRPGERTADYIDYVLTRITVVGAIYLVLVCLLPEFLIASTGVPFYLGGTSLLIVVSVTLDTVAQVQGHLIAHQYEGLIKKSKLRGGKRGR